The genome window TTTCGGAATGGCGAAAGAGAATTACAACTACGTTGAAATTCTCAGACACTATTATCCAGGAACCGATCTCGCAAGGATCACCCGTTAAACCGTGGGAATTCCCACCAAAAAATGACGACACCCGAATCGAAACGAATCAAAATCGCGAATCTTCGCAAGTCCTATCAAAGCGGAAAACTCAAAACGGAAGTTCTCAAAGGATTGGAATTGGACATACCCAGTTCTTCCGTCATCACTTTGATGGGACCTTCGGGTTCCGGAAAATCAACTTTTTTGAATATACTTTCCGGCATCGATACCCCCGATCAGGGAGAAGTCATCGTCAACGGAAAGTCTCTTCATTCGATGAACGAACGGGAACTCACGCGCTACAGAAGACAGGATACGGGAATCATATTCCAATTCTTTCATCTACTTCCTTATTTAGACGCTCTGGAGAATGTGGCCGTTCCTTTATACATTTCCGGAATCGGTAAAGCCCAAGCCCGCAAAACCGCGGAAGAAGCCCTTGCAAAAGTCGGATTGACCGAACGAAAACTCCACAAACCCGACGAACTTTCCGGAGGAGAACAACAAAGAGTCGCGATCGCTAGAGCCGTTTGCAAAAATCCTTCCCTCATCTTGGCGGACGAACCGACTGGCAACTTGGATACGAAGAACGCGGAGAAGATCATTCGTCTTCTTATGGATTTACAAAAACAAAACGGCTTCACGTTGTTCATCGTCACCCACGATCAAAAACTCGGTTCCATCGGAGAATACCGTCTGAAAATGGCGGACGGAATTCTTACGGATTGAAACCGATGTCATTTCGGATTTACATCCTTTTTCTCTTCGAATACTTTCGCAGTCACAAAACGGCCGCCTTCTTTGCGTTAGCCGGAATTTCCCTTGGAGTCGGACTTTTCATATCGACGACCGCGAACGGAATGAAGGCGGAAAAAAGCCTCTCCGATTTTGCGATGGGATACTTTCAGGGAGAATACAAGATCAAGATTTCCTCCGCACTCGGAGAACAGAATCTTCCCGTTTCTCTCATTCGAACGTTGTCTTCCGATCCTTCTCTGTCTTGGATCGTAAAAATCGCGCCTCGTTTTCAAAAAGAAGTCATCCTAAACGATTCGATTCGAGCCGTATATATCGGTTTGGATTTTTTAAAAGAAACGCCCGAATTTCGGCGAGATTCGAATTCTTCCCTTTTAAAGGAAGAAACGAATCCGCTCGCCCAGGTTTGGATCAGCCGTTCTCTTTCGGAAAATATCTCGTCTCGCAGCGTGAACGTTCGCAACGGCTCTCAAAATTTTACCCTCGAGAATCCGATTC of Leptospira sanjuanensis contains these proteins:
- a CDS encoding ABC transporter ATP-binding protein, which codes for MTTPESKRIKIANLRKSYQSGKLKTEVLKGLELDIPSSSVITLMGPSGSGKSTFLNILSGIDTPDQGEVIVNGKSLHSMNERELTRYRRQDTGIIFQFFHLLPYLDALENVAVPLYISGIGKAQARKTAEEALAKVGLTERKLHKPDELSGGEQQRVAIARAVCKNPSLILADEPTGNLDTKNAEKIIRLLMDLQKQNGFTLFIVTHDQKLGSIGEYRLKMADGILTD